A region of Streptomyces sp. NBC_01264 DNA encodes the following proteins:
- a CDS encoding dihydrolipoamide acetyltransferase family protein, with the protein MADFTMPSLGSDMDEGTLVEWLVSPGDTVTKGDVVAVVETAKSTIEVECFDSGTVSALLVTPGTTVPVGTRMAVIGPAVEPRATAGAKQPAAPATGLRAAPGRTVVPGGDAVSTPLVRHLAERKGVDLSSVHGSGKGGRITRSDVEHAPVEGPHRVKASPLARRLAQEAGVDLSTLRGTGRDGTIRADDVRATTEGHPARTGERHEPVRPSPATPEPLHPARSAIAALMARANREIPHYYLSTKVDLAVAMSWMRDRNASVPVAERLVPAALLLKSVALAARQVPELNGYWREEAFFPASAVRLGVAVSLRGGGLVAPALTDADTMPLPELMATLKDLVSRARGGRLRASETADPTLTVTNLGDQGVEAVFGVIYPPQVALVGLGRVIEQPVAVDGMLTVHPTVTATLSADHRASDGATGARFLTAIDRLLQRPEEL; encoded by the coding sequence ATGGCCGACTTCACCATGCCCTCCCTCGGCTCGGACATGGACGAGGGCACCCTCGTGGAATGGCTGGTCAGCCCCGGCGACACCGTCACGAAGGGCGATGTCGTCGCGGTCGTGGAGACGGCCAAGTCGACCATCGAGGTCGAATGCTTCGACTCGGGAACGGTCAGTGCCCTCCTCGTCACCCCGGGGACCACGGTGCCGGTGGGGACACGAATGGCCGTGATCGGCCCGGCGGTCGAGCCTCGGGCCACGGCCGGCGCGAAGCAGCCGGCCGCCCCGGCCACTGGCCTGCGCGCCGCTCCCGGCCGCACCGTGGTCCCAGGCGGGGACGCCGTGTCCACCCCCTTGGTTCGGCACTTGGCCGAACGCAAGGGCGTCGATCTGTCGTCCGTGCACGGTTCCGGCAAGGGCGGGCGGATCACCCGCTCCGACGTGGAGCACGCGCCGGTCGAGGGGCCGCACCGGGTGAAGGCCTCCCCGCTTGCCCGGCGACTGGCCCAGGAGGCGGGCGTCGACCTGAGCACCCTGCGGGGAACCGGGCGGGACGGCACGATCCGGGCCGACGACGTACGCGCCACGACGGAAGGGCATCCGGCCCGTACCGGCGAACGCCATGAACCGGTCCGACCGTCGCCGGCCACGCCTGAGCCGCTGCATCCGGCGCGTTCGGCGATCGCCGCGCTGATGGCCCGCGCCAACCGGGAGATCCCCCACTACTACTTGTCGACGAAGGTCGACCTGGCCGTCGCGATGAGCTGGATGCGCGACCGGAACGCGAGCGTGCCGGTCGCGGAACGGCTCGTGCCGGCGGCCCTGTTGCTCAAGTCAGTTGCCCTGGCGGCACGCCAGGTACCGGAGCTGAACGGCTACTGGCGGGAGGAGGCGTTCTTCCCCGCGAGTGCGGTGCGACTCGGCGTCGCGGTGTCCCTGCGCGGCGGCGGCCTGGTGGCGCCCGCGCTGACGGACGCCGACACCATGCCGCTGCCGGAGCTGATGGCGACGCTGAAGGACCTGGTCTCGCGGGCTCGTGGCGGCCGTCTTCGGGCTTCGGAGACCGCAGATCCCACCCTGACAGTGACCAACCTCGGCGACCAGGGGGTGGAGGCCGTCTTCGGGGTGATCTACCCACCGCAAGTCGCGCTCGTGGGTCTGGGGCGTGTCATCGAGCAGCCGGTGGCCGTGGACGGGATGCTCACGGTGCACCCGACGGTGACGGCCACTCTCTCCGCGGACCACCGGGCGAGCGACGGTGCGACCGGGGCTCGTTTCCTGACGGCCATCGACCGCCTGCTCCAACGACCGGAGGAACTGTGA
- a CDS encoding acyl carrier protein has product MNRDEALVLIKDVLTSAVPGADASVLSPDENFRDSLEMDSLDFLNFIEALGERTGLPLPETDYPALNTLHGCADYIASRTSGQ; this is encoded by the coding sequence GTGAACCGCGACGAGGCCCTCGTACTGATCAAGGACGTCCTGACAAGCGCCGTTCCCGGCGCTGACGCGAGCGTGCTCTCCCCCGACGAGAACTTCCGGGACAGCCTGGAGATGGACTCGCTGGACTTCCTCAACTTCATCGAGGCACTGGGCGAACGCACCGGACTCCCCCTGCCCGAGACCGACTATCCGGCACTGAACACCCTGCACGGCTGTGCGGACTACATCGCCTCACGCACCTCCGGGCAGTAG
- a CDS encoding universal stress protein, translating into MKHHVTVGVDGSPESLSAARWGAREAALREVPLRLVHAVDWPMSPAIPGLGREGADRWADEALTEALDDVRRRHPGLEVSTRCLAGRPAAALAAEAVDAGLLVLGSRGVGGLVGFLIGSVSMSTLAATETPVALVRAAGEAEETGPTPYGEIVLGVDIHEAADRVLAFAFEEAARRGCALRAVHGWRMPSMYQYAPFFDPDDEREVGRSVTQMLDDMLLPWRHKFPSVRVTHQAFVGSAGPQLVQAASGADLVVVGRHLRRSPLGSHLGPVAHAVLHHATAPVAVIAHD; encoded by the coding sequence ATGAAGCACCACGTGACCGTCGGCGTCGACGGCTCTCCCGAGAGCCTGTCCGCGGCCCGTTGGGGCGCCCGTGAGGCGGCCTTGCGGGAGGTCCCGCTGAGGCTCGTCCACGCCGTCGACTGGCCGATGAGCCCAGCGATTCCGGGGTTGGGCCGTGAGGGCGCCGACCGGTGGGCCGACGAAGCGCTCACCGAGGCGCTGGATGACGTACGACGTCGGCATCCGGGCCTGGAGGTCTCCACTCGGTGCCTGGCCGGCAGGCCGGCGGCAGCCCTGGCCGCGGAGGCGGTCGACGCCGGGCTGCTCGTACTCGGCTCCCGCGGCGTGGGCGGCCTGGTCGGCTTCCTCATCGGCTCGGTGAGCATGTCGACGCTCGCGGCCACCGAGACGCCGGTGGCGCTCGTACGGGCGGCGGGCGAAGCCGAGGAGACCGGACCCACCCCGTACGGAGAGATCGTTCTGGGTGTCGACATCCACGAGGCGGCGGACAGGGTTCTGGCCTTCGCGTTCGAAGAAGCGGCCCGCCGGGGCTGCGCCCTGCGTGCGGTCCACGGCTGGAGGATGCCGTCCATGTACCAGTACGCCCCCTTCTTCGACCCGGATGACGAGAGGGAGGTCGGCCGCAGTGTCACCCAGATGCTGGACGACATGCTGCTGCCGTGGCGCCACAAGTTCCCCTCCGTGAGGGTCACCCACCAGGCGTTCGTAGGGTCTGCCGGCCCGCAACTCGTCCAGGCCGCGTCCGGCGCGGATCTCGTGGTGGTGGGCCGGCATCTGCGCCGCTCCCCCTTGGGCTCGCATCTGGGGCCGGTGGCCCACGCCGTCCTGCACCACGCCACGGCTCCCGTCGCGGTCATCGCCCACGACTGA
- a CDS encoding CBS domain-containing protein, producing the protein MSHRTVADVMTRDVATASPEASLKAVVWSLDHNGVSAMPIVDTRHHPIGLVSEADLLRRQAGLPDTGGRDPVHRAASLDRASMDARTAGDLMSTPVLTARPEWGIVETARFLHERGVKRLPVIDETGTLVGIVSRSDLLRPMLRRDDAIRDEVVDDVLGRTLRMTPGGVAVTVREGVVSLSGRVEERSTIPVLERLCRSVDGVVSVDQALGYTVDDLSPAAEPNHGTG; encoded by the coding sequence ATGTCCCATCGCACTGTCGCAGACGTCATGACCAGGGACGTGGCCACCGCCAGCCCCGAAGCGTCACTCAAAGCAGTCGTCTGGAGCCTCGACCACAACGGCGTCTCGGCCATGCCCATCGTGGACACCCGCCACCACCCGATCGGCCTCGTCTCCGAAGCGGACCTCCTCCGCAGGCAAGCCGGCCTGCCCGACACCGGAGGGCGCGACCCCGTGCACCGTGCGGCATCCCTGGACCGTGCCTCCATGGACGCCCGCACCGCCGGGGACCTGATGTCCACCCCCGTACTGACCGCCCGGCCGGAGTGGGGCATCGTCGAGACGGCCCGATTCCTGCACGAGCGGGGCGTCAAGCGCCTGCCCGTGATCGACGAAACCGGAACTCTGGTGGGCATCGTCAGCCGTTCCGACCTGCTGCGGCCCATGCTCCGCCGCGACGACGCCATACGTGATGAAGTCGTCGACGACGTGCTGGGCCGGACGCTCCGAATGACCCCGGGCGGCGTCGCCGTAACCGTGCGGGAAGGCGTCGTCTCCCTGAGTGGCCGGGTCGAGGAGCGGTCCACCATTCCGGTTCTCGAACGGCTGTGCCGGTCGGTCGACGGGGTCGTCAGCGTGGACCAAGCCCTCGGCTACACCGTCGACGACCTGTCTCCGGCTGCCGAGCCGAACCACGGCACCGGTTGA
- a CDS encoding CBS domain-containing protein yields MKRLRTVNDVMTHAVISVNRGAPFKDIVEAMRQWRISALPVLSEDGRVAGVVSEADLLLKAQGADESRAVTAGQLMTVPAVTVTEETGIPGAARLMAHRHLKRLPVVDADGRLVGVVSRGDLLKIYLRPDADIAEELRELIMAELIPAGSAVVQVHVADGIVHLDGSIPDPSLKDVLVRVARTVPGVVDVTAARLDTEVRA; encoded by the coding sequence ATGAAGCGCCTGCGCACCGTCAACGACGTGATGACCCACGCCGTGATCTCCGTCAACCGCGGAGCACCGTTCAAGGACATCGTGGAGGCCATGCGGCAATGGCGGATCAGCGCCCTGCCCGTCCTGTCGGAAGACGGACGAGTCGCCGGCGTGGTGTCCGAAGCCGATCTGTTGCTCAAGGCCCAGGGCGCGGACGAATCCCGTGCCGTCACCGCCGGCCAGCTGATGACCGTACCCGCCGTCACCGTGACCGAGGAGACCGGCATCCCCGGCGCAGCCCGCCTGATGGCCCACCGGCACCTCAAGCGGCTCCCCGTCGTCGATGCCGACGGCCGCCTCGTCGGCGTCGTCAGCCGGGGCGACCTGCTCAAGATCTACCTCCGGCCCGACGCGGACATCGCGGAGGAGCTCCGCGAACTGATCATGGCCGAGCTCATCCCCGCAGGCTCTGCCGTGGTGCAGGTCCACGTCGCCGACGGCATCGTTCATCTGGACGGCTCCATCCCCGACCCGTCCCTCAAAGACGTGCTGGTACGTGTCGCACGCACCGTACCGGGGGTCGTGGACGTGACGGCCGCGCGCCTCGACACGGAAGTCCGCGCGTGA
- a CDS encoding CBS domain-containing protein codes for MRHRSVADLMTPSVVSVQPGTPFKEIAHLLKEFDISAVPVVDEAERPVGVVSEADLLRKPTFASGTNTAAGLMTSPAITAQPHWSVVRAVRVMRKHQVKRLPVVDAAGRLIGILSRSDLLQLFLRRDHAIQEEILEDVLTRTLGLRPSALTVEVTDGLVTLSGTVSRRSLVPIVLRLCQSVDGVVDVVNRLDYEQDDMSVDTRTAR; via the coding sequence ATGAGACACCGCAGCGTCGCCGACCTGATGACCCCCTCCGTCGTCAGCGTGCAGCCCGGCACCCCGTTCAAGGAGATCGCCCATCTCCTGAAGGAGTTCGACATCTCTGCCGTGCCCGTCGTGGACGAGGCCGAGCGTCCTGTGGGCGTCGTCTCCGAAGCCGACCTGCTCCGCAAGCCCACCTTCGCCAGCGGGACGAACACCGCTGCCGGTCTCATGACCAGCCCCGCCATCACCGCCCAGCCGCACTGGAGCGTCGTCCGCGCGGTGCGAGTCATGCGCAAGCACCAAGTCAAGAGACTGCCCGTCGTGGATGCCGCCGGCCGGCTGATCGGCATCCTGAGCCGCAGCGACCTGCTGCAGCTCTTCCTGCGCAGGGATCACGCGATCCAGGAGGAAATCCTCGAGGACGTACTGACCCGCACCCTCGGACTCAGGCCCTCCGCGCTGACCGTCGAGGTCACTGACGGTCTCGTGACCCTCAGCGGCACCGTGAGCCGCCGCAGCCTGGTCCCCATCGTGCTGCGCCTGTGCCAGAGCGTCGACGGCGTCGTGGACGTGGTCAACCGACTCGACTACGAACAGGACGACATGTCGGTCGACACGCGAACAGCCCGCTGA
- a CDS encoding CBS domain-containing protein: MRHREVRELMTREVISVPNNAPFKEIARALTEHQVSAVPVVDQAGHPIGVISERDLLPKSAGQGDYFQSLPEREAWLEDKAAGTRAEELMSSPPVCARPDWTVAEAARLMESQGVKRLLVVDDSDVLIGIVSRRDLLRIFLRDDEDIRHEITGDVLDLSLRQSPTAITVAVADGRVELHGTVDFKSLIPLIERLCRTVDGVVSVTQHLGYAIDDTTPT; this comes from the coding sequence ATGAGGCATCGAGAAGTCCGCGAGCTGATGACCCGCGAGGTCATCAGCGTACCCAACAACGCTCCCTTCAAGGAGATCGCCCGAGCCCTGACGGAACACCAGGTGTCGGCCGTCCCGGTCGTCGACCAGGCCGGCCATCCCATCGGCGTGATCTCGGAACGGGACCTGCTGCCGAAGTCCGCAGGCCAAGGAGACTATTTCCAGTCGCTGCCCGAACGGGAAGCGTGGCTGGAGGACAAGGCCGCGGGTACGCGCGCCGAGGAGCTGATGTCCTCGCCCCCCGTGTGCGCCAGACCCGACTGGACAGTCGCCGAAGCCGCCCGGCTGATGGAATCACAAGGGGTCAAGAGGCTCCTGGTCGTGGACGACTCGGACGTGCTGATCGGCATCGTCAGCCGACGGGACCTGCTGCGGATCTTCCTCCGGGACGACGAGGACATCCGTCACGAGATCACGGGTGACGTACTCGACCTCAGCCTGCGCCAGAGCCCCACCGCCATCACAGTGGCCGTCGCCGACGGCCGGGTCGAACTGCACGGAACCGTCGACTTCAAGAGCCTCATCCCGCTGATCGAACGGCTCTGCCGCACCGTGGACGGCGTGGTCTCCGTCACCCAGCACCTCGGATACGCCATCGACGACACGACCCCCACCTGA
- a CDS encoding DUF4389 domain-containing protein, with translation MTSAMGVPQPVIVSARLDSPLSRWLWLVKWVLAIPHYIVLAFLWIAFLVVSVIAFFAILFTERYPRALFDFNLGVLRWSWRVSYYAYGALGTDRYPPFSLGPEPDYPARLDIAYPQRLSRGLVLVKWWLLAIPHYIVIGFFTGAPHGGWWGGGLTGVLALIAVVTLAFTEKYPRDLFDLIIGLNRWVLRVAAYSSLMTDAYPPFRLDMGGDERPETVQPSA, from the coding sequence ATGACCAGTGCCATGGGTGTCCCGCAACCGGTCATCGTGTCGGCGCGGTTGGACAGTCCTCTCTCACGGTGGCTGTGGCTGGTGAAATGGGTGCTGGCGATCCCCCACTACATCGTGCTGGCCTTCCTCTGGATCGCCTTCCTCGTGGTCAGCGTGATCGCGTTCTTCGCCATCCTCTTCACCGAGCGCTACCCGCGAGCACTGTTCGACTTCAACCTCGGCGTCCTGCGCTGGTCGTGGCGCGTCTCGTACTACGCGTACGGCGCGCTCGGCACCGACCGGTACCCCCCGTTCAGCCTCGGCCCGGAACCCGACTACCCGGCACGGCTCGACATCGCGTACCCACAACGGCTGTCCCGGGGCCTGGTACTGGTGAAGTGGTGGCTGCTCGCCATCCCCCACTACATCGTGATCGGCTTCTTCACCGGCGCGCCGCACGGCGGCTGGTGGGGCGGCGGCCTGACCGGCGTACTCGCCCTCATCGCCGTCGTCACGCTGGCCTTCACCGAGAAGTACCCGCGCGACCTCTTCGATCTCATCATCGGGCTGAACCGCTGGGTGCTGCGCGTCGCGGCCTACTCCAGTCTCATGACCGATGCGTACCCGCCGTTCCGCCTCGACATGGGCGGAGACGAACGTCCCGAGACCGTGCAGCCCTCTGCCTGA